One Devosia lacusdianchii genomic window carries:
- a CDS encoding DUF6949 family protein, producing the protein MTKELLLAAFLIGVGLCIAGAGTHLYQWLAKQQAMLRYDGKTFVGSMGNLAMSFLCGPYIMLQLGWRTEEDGTISTTSALVSAIVAFGWAFVTGLLFMGAYVAIRY; encoded by the coding sequence ATGACCAAGGAATTGCTGCTGGCAGCCTTCTTGATAGGCGTCGGCCTGTGCATCGCCGGAGCAGGCACCCACCTCTACCAGTGGCTCGCCAAGCAACAGGCCATGCTGCGCTATGACGGCAAGACGTTTGTCGGGTCGATGGGCAACCTGGCCATGAGCTTTCTCTGCGGGCCATACATCATGCTGCAGCTCGGCTGGCGGACGGAGGAAGACGGCACCATATCGACGACGTCAGCGCTGGTGTCGGCCATCGTGGCCTTTGGCTGGGCGTTCGTTACTGGCCTGCTGTTCATGGGCGCCTACGTCGCCATTCGATATTAA
- a CDS encoding DUF3126 family protein gives MNHPEIIKLQKFLQLKFNNRNIDVRPRAKLNDSVEVFIGDESIGLIHVDDEDGDKSYIFNMSILDIDLDEVS, from the coding sequence GTGAACCATCCCGAGATCATCAAGCTGCAGAAGTTCCTGCAACTCAAGTTCAACAACCGCAATATCGACGTGCGGCCGCGCGCCAAGCTCAACGATTCCGTCGAAGTGTTCATCGGCGATGAGTCGATCGGGCTGATCCATGTGGACGACGAGGATGGCGACAAGTCCTACATCTTCAACATGTCGATCCTCGATATCGACCTCGACGAAGTCAGCTAA